In Geminocystis sp. NIES-3708, a single window of DNA contains:
- a CDS encoding response regulator produces the protein MYSSELINHEESIILIVDDLKQNLKLLTFILEAENYQTSFALSGRDALERLTVLTPDLILLDLMMPDMSGLEVCEKIKSNPQYKDIPVIFLTASQEEHHLIQAYSMGASDYVTKPFKKPELLTRVMTQLTLRSQAKYIAKLTEEIKILKNG, from the coding sequence ATGTATTCATCAGAATTAATTAATCACGAAGAATCAATTATTTTAATAGTAGATGATTTAAAACAAAATTTAAAACTCTTAACCTTCATTCTCGAAGCAGAAAATTATCAAACGAGCTTTGCCTTAAGTGGTAGAGATGCTTTGGAAAGATTAACCGTATTAACTCCTGACTTAATTTTATTAGACTTAATGATGCCTGATATGAGTGGTTTAGAAGTATGCGAAAAGATCAAATCTAACCCTCAATATAAAGATATTCCCGTTATTTTTCTTACCGCCAGTCAAGAAGAACATCATTTAATACAAGCTTATAGTATGGGTGCTTCAGATTACGTAACCAAACCTTTCAAAAAACCAGAGCTATTGACAAGAGTTATGACACAATTAACTCTAAGAAGCCAAGCCAAATATATTGCCAAATTAACGGAAGAAATTAAAATTCTTAAAAATGGGTAA